One Glycine soja cultivar W05 chromosome 2, ASM419377v2, whole genome shotgun sequence genomic region harbors:
- the LOC114379444 gene encoding hydroxyproline O-galactosyltransferase GALT6-like, translated as MKRGSSTSSKVEPFVLPNRLTLLQIFMVVMLLYLLFMSFEIPLAFRAENGVVFLTDALPMPMPLMLEESRNSVKIRAPTGLKLEKVSTLRFNESFTEGSELHKVARHAWVAGEKLWGEVESGKVKSFAKIKVKNGSDSCPNSVSVAGTEFRDKGVLVLPCGLTLWSHVTVVGTPRWAHAESDPKIAVVRDGGEAVMVSQFMMELQGLKAVDKEEPPRILHFNPRLRGDWSGKPVIEQNTCYRMQWGSAIRCDGWKSRADEETVDGHVKCEKWIRDDNNHSEEWKATWWLNRLIGRKKKMMVDWPYPFAEGKLFVLTISAGLEGYHVSVDGRHVTSFPYRTGFALEDATGLSINGDVDVHSIFAASLPTSHPSFAPQMHLELLPQWKAPPLQNVNVELFIGILSAGNHFAERMAVRKSWMQHKLIQSSRVVARFFVALHARKDINVDIKKEAEYFGDIIIVPYMDHYDLVVLKTIAICEYGIRTMTSKYIMKCDDDTFVRVDSILNEARQVRSRSLYMGNMNYHHRPLRHGKWAVTYEEWVEEEYPIYANGPGYIVSADIAQFIVSEFEKRKLKLFKMEDVSMGMWVEHFNSTRPVEYMHNLKFCQFGCIEEYYTAHYQSPRQMTCMWEKLQHQGKSLCCNMR; from the exons atgaagagggGTAGTAGTACTAGTAGTAAAGTAGAGCCATTTGTGCTACCCAACAGGCTCACACTGCTTCAGATTTTCATGGTGGTGATGCTCCTTTACCTTCTCTTCATGAGCTTCGAAATCCCTCTAGCTTTCAGAGCCGAAAACGGGGTCGTTTTCCTCACCGACGCATTGCCCATGCCCATGCCACTCATGCTCGAAGAATCACGCAACAGTGTCAAAATCAGAGCACCGACAGGGTTAAAGTTGGAGAAAGTTTCCACCTTGAGGTTCAACGAGAGCTTCACGGAGGGTTCGGAGCTGCACAAGGTGGCGCGGCACGCGTGGGTTGCCGGGGAGAAGCTCTGGGGGGAAGTGGAGAGCGGCAAAGTGAAGAGCTTTGCGAAAATTAAGGTAAAAAACGGGTCGGATTCGTGTCCGAATTCGGTGTCGGTCGCCGGGACGGAGTTCCGGGACAAAGGGGTGTTGGTGCTGCCGTGTGGGCTGACGCTCTGGTCGCACGTGACGGTGGTGGGGACGCCGCGGTGGGCCCACGCCGAGAGTGACCCGAAGATAGCGGTGGTGAGGGACGGGGGAGAGGCGGTGATGGTGTCGCAGTTCATGATGGAGTTGCAAGGGTTGAAGGCAGTGGACAAGGAGGAGCCGCCGAGGATTCTGCATTTCAATCCGAGGCTGAGAGGGGATTGGAGTGGGAAGCCAGTGATTGAGCAGAACACTTGCTATAGGATGCAATGGGGTTCTGCTATCAGGTGTGATGGGTGGAAATCTCGTGCGGATGAAGAAACTG TTGATGGACATGTGAAATGTGAAAAGTGGATTCGTGATGACAATAATCATTCTGAAGAGTGGAAGGCGACATGGTGGTTAAACAGATTGATAGGGCGAAAAAAGAAGATGATGGTAGACTGGCCATATCCTTTTGCGGAGGGCAAGTTATTTGTTCTCACCATAAGTGCTGGCTTGGAAGGTTACCATGTTAGTGTGGACGGGAGGCATGTGACATCCTTTCCCTATCGCACG GGGTTTGCCCTTGAGGATGCTACTGGACTATCTATAAATGGGGATGTTGATGTACACTCTATATTTGCTGCTTCCTTACCTACATCACATCCTAGCTTTGCTCCACAGATGCATCTTGAATTGCTTCCTCAGTGGAAAGCTCCTCCTCTTCAGAATGTGAATGTGGAGCTTTTCATTGGTATCCTTTCTGCTGGAAACCATTTTGCTGAACGGATGGCAGTGAGGAAGTCCTGGATGCAGCATAAGCTAATCCAATCTTCACGTGTTGTGGCTCGATTTTTTGTAGCCTTG CATGCAAGGAAGGATATAAATGTGGACATAAAGAAAGAAGCAGAGTATTTTGGTGATATTATTATAGTCCCATACATGGATCATTATGACCTTGTTGTGTTGAAGACCATAGCTATCTGTGAATATGGG ATTCGGACCATGACTTCTAAGTATATAATGAAATGTGATGATGACACGTTTGTCAGAGTGGATTCTATCCTAAACGAAGCAAGACAAGTTCGAAGTAGAAGTCTGTACATGGGAAATATGAATTATCACCATAGGCCTCTTCGCCATGGGAAATGGGCTGTAACTTATGAG GAATGGGTAGAGGAAGAATATCCCATCTATGCTAACGGTCCAGGTTACATAGTCTCAGCTGACATTGCTCAGTTCATTGTATCTGAATTTGAGAAGCGCAAATTAAAA TTATTCAAAATGGAGGACGTGAGCATGGGAATGTGGGTGGAGCACTTCAACAGCACAAGACCGGTAGAGTACATGCACAACTTGAAGTTCTGCCAATTTGGGTGCATTGAAGAGTACTACACTGCACACTACCAATCACCAAGGCAAATGACATGCATGTGGGAAAAATTGCAACATCAAGGAAAATCACTCTGTTGCAACATGAGATGA